A single genomic interval of Arachis duranensis cultivar V14167 chromosome 7, aradu.V14167.gnm2.J7QH, whole genome shotgun sequence harbors:
- the LOC107496708 gene encoding AP-1 complex subunit sigma-2-like, which translates to MVHIHFVLLISRQGKVRLTKCSEILSRGPKLCNFVEWRGFKVVYKRYASLYFCICNDQDDNELETLSIIHHYVETLDRYFGSVCELDLIFNFHKAYFILDEILLAGEMQETSKRTTLRLIAAQEELLEAAKEEASSLSSIIAQATK; encoded by the exons ATGGTacat attcaCTTTGTGCTTCTTATAAGTAGACAAGGAAAAGTAAGGCTTACAAAATG CAGTGAGATTCTCTCACGAGGTCCGAAACTGTGCAATTTCGTAGAATGGAGGggatttaaagttgtttatAAAAG ATATGCTAGCCTTTATTTTTGCATATGCAATGATCAAGATGACAATGAATTGGAGACACTCTCCATTATTCATCACTATGTTGAGACATTGGATCGCTATTTTGGCAGT GTTTGTGAATTGGATTTGATCTTTAACTTCCATAAG gcatattttattttggatgaAATTTTGCTTGCTGGAGAGATGCAAGAAACTAGCAAGAGAACTACACTCAGACTCATAGCTGCAcag GAGGAATTATTGGAAGCTGCTAAAGAGGAGGCTAGTTCATTGAGTAGCATAATTGCTCAAGCCACCAAGTGA